Proteins encoded by one window of Dermochelys coriacea isolate rDerCor1 chromosome 13, rDerCor1.pri.v4, whole genome shotgun sequence:
- the LOC122456396 gene encoding uncharacterized protein LOC122456396 isoform X1, with the protein MRSPWREGTHFWVWVTSHWHSSPGAVVDPLWWPAFDAGWRGLGLSFPRSLFQALRVTWMIPMFPSILGAWNSLAGPAAIPRPQSQDDSVRPPDRLQQAGAPAQWLGDGLIRGFVADVGCELLYRNEEPGPVEAVFVFPMYTEVAVYAFQVRLAGACIQAQLHEKKQAP; encoded by the exons ATGAGGTCGCCTTGGAGGGAAGGCACTCATTTCTGGGTGTGGGTAACTAGCCATTGGCACAGCTCACCTGGGGCTGTGGTGGATCCTCTGTGGTGGCCAGCATTTGATGCGGGATGGAGGGggttgggcctcagtttccccaggagtTTGTTCCAGGCCCTGCGGGTTACCTGGATGATCCCAATGTTCCCGTCTATCCTTGGAGCTTGGAATTCTCTAGCTGGCCCAGCTGCG ATCCCCCGACCCCAGAGCCAAGATGACTCAGTGCGGCCTCCTGACCGGCTCCAACAAGCTGG TGCCCCTGCGCAGTGGCTCGGTGACGGGCTGATCCGAGGCTTCGTGGCTGACGTGGGCTGTGAGCTGCTCTACAGGAATGAGGAGCCAGGGCCTGTGGAGGCCGTGTTCGTGTTCCCCATGTACACTGAGGTGGCTGTCTACGCCTTCCAGGTCCGCCTGGCAGGAGCCTGTATCCAGGCCCAGCTCCATGAGAAAAAACAG GCTCCCTGA
- the LOC122456396 gene encoding von Willebrand factor A domain-containing protein 5A-like isoform X2 — protein sequence MRSPWREGTHFWVWIPRPQSQDDSVRPPDRLQQAGAPAQWLGDGLIRGFVADVGCELLYRNEEPGPVEAVFVFPMYTEVAVYAFQVRLAGACIQAQLHEKKQAP from the exons ATGAGGTCGCCTTGGAGGGAAGGCACTCATTTCTGGGTGTGG ATCCCCCGACCCCAGAGCCAAGATGACTCAGTGCGGCCTCCTGACCGGCTCCAACAAGCTGG TGCCCCTGCGCAGTGGCTCGGTGACGGGCTGATCCGAGGCTTCGTGGCTGACGTGGGCTGTGAGCTGCTCTACAGGAATGAGGAGCCAGGGCCTGTGGAGGCCGTGTTCGTGTTCCCCATGTACACTGAGGTGGCTGTCTACGCCTTCCAGGTCCGCCTGGCAGGAGCCTGTATCCAGGCCCAGCTCCATGAGAAAAAACAG GCTCCCTGA